The following proteins are co-located in the Gemmatimonadaceae bacterium genome:
- the mqnE gene encoding aminofutalosine synthase MqnE codes for MRPASSFDLSRVSDMALRAVGEKVMSGTRLDTADGLTLFRSPDLIGLGLLANHVNAAKHGDVVTFAANQHINPTNVCYLRTTCVFCSFARLPKEDGAYHYTLDQVFEEAAVADNGLTREFHIVGGLDMKAGLAYYSAMFRGLKLRHPNVHIKALTAVEIAHIARIDKLPIEEVLVTLREAGLDTLPGGGAEVFGRGVRMAIADRKLAAEDWIAVHRTAHNLGIRSNCTMLYGHVETLEDRVEHLTMLRSLQDETGGFLAYIPLAYHPDNNELGAELGREGTATTGFDDLRNLAAGRLFLDNFDHVKTHWIMVTQFLSQTALSFGVNDLEGTVVREKIYHEAGAHTPQGMTLDDILTLIRGAGKTPAERDSFYNILRTFPRSVTAVAA; via the coding sequence ATGCGCCCGGCATCGAGCTTCGATCTTTCCCGCGTGTCTGACATGGCCCTGAGGGCCGTTGGCGAGAAGGTCATGAGCGGAACCCGCCTCGATACAGCCGACGGTCTGACTCTTTTTCGCTCCCCCGACCTCATTGGTCTTGGATTGCTCGCTAACCACGTCAATGCGGCGAAACATGGCGATGTGGTCACGTTCGCGGCGAATCAGCATATCAATCCAACGAACGTCTGCTACCTGCGCACCACCTGTGTTTTCTGTTCGTTCGCCCGTTTGCCGAAGGAAGACGGCGCGTATCATTACACGCTCGATCAGGTGTTCGAGGAAGCTGCCGTCGCCGACAACGGGCTTACGCGCGAGTTCCACATTGTCGGGGGGCTCGATATGAAGGCGGGACTCGCATACTACAGCGCAATGTTCCGCGGTCTGAAGCTGCGCCACCCCAATGTTCACATCAAGGCCCTGACGGCGGTCGAAATCGCGCACATTGCGCGCATCGACAAGCTGCCAATCGAGGAAGTGCTCGTTACGCTCCGCGAAGCCGGGCTGGACACACTCCCGGGTGGCGGGGCGGAGGTGTTCGGGCGCGGCGTGAGAATGGCAATCGCCGACCGGAAGCTTGCCGCCGAAGACTGGATCGCGGTTCATCGCACGGCGCACAACCTCGGCATCCGCTCCAATTGCACGATGCTGTATGGCCACGTCGAGACGCTTGAAGACCGCGTTGAACACCTGACGATGCTCAGGTCGCTTCAGGACGAAACCGGGGGGTTTCTCGCGTACATACCGCTGGCCTACCATCCCGACAACAACGAGCTGGGTGCCGAGCTCGGGCGCGAGGGAACTGCGACGACCGGTTTTGATGACCTGCGAAATCTCGCCGCGGGGCGATTATTCCTCGACAATTTCGACCATGTCAAAACGCACTGGATCATGGTCACTCAGTTTCTTTCCCAGACAGCACTGTCATTTGGCGTGAACGATCTCGAAGGCACCGTGGTGCGTGAGAAGATCTACCATGAGGCTGGCGCGCATACGCCGCAGGGAATGACTCTCGATGACATTCTCACCCTCATTCGGGGAGCTGGCAAGACTCCTGCAGAACGTGATTCGTTCTATAACATTCTGCGAACGTTTCCGCGTTCGGTGACAGCGGTTGCGGCGTGA
- the mqnC gene encoding cyclic dehypoxanthinyl futalosine synthase, translating into MRDLLDFYTNAPLLELGAEADRVRRSLHPEDVVSYIIDRNINYTNVCVADCGFCAFYRRPKHNEGYTLSFEQIGAKIDEAKLLGAVQILIQGGHNPYIPFQWYLDLLGYIKRNHPIHIHGFSPSEVDFFAKLFRMDALDVIRELRSAGLDSIPGGGGEILVQRVRNIVARKKAGADRWLEIMELAHGEGMKTSVTMMYGIGETLAERMEHLERVREVQSRTGGFTAFICWPLQPENTPEMSHQPRTGADEYLRTVAISRIVLDNVPNLQSSWVTMGMKIGQIALRFGCNDFGSLMIEENVVSAANTTHRTSTEEMERLIADAGFTPARRRQDYSLIQPAEHAA; encoded by the coding sequence ATGCGGGATCTCCTCGATTTCTACACGAACGCTCCGCTTCTCGAGCTGGGAGCAGAGGCTGACCGGGTGCGGCGGTCACTGCACCCGGAAGATGTTGTTTCCTACATCATCGACCGCAATATCAACTACACGAATGTGTGTGTTGCTGACTGCGGATTCTGCGCATTCTATCGCCGCCCGAAGCACAACGAGGGATATACACTTTCGTTTGAGCAGATCGGGGCGAAGATCGACGAGGCGAAGCTGCTCGGTGCGGTGCAGATCCTGATTCAGGGTGGCCACAATCCTTACATCCCCTTTCAGTGGTACCTCGATCTTCTTGGGTACATCAAGCGGAATCATCCGATTCATATCCACGGATTCAGTCCCAGCGAAGTGGATTTTTTTGCGAAATTGTTCAGGATGGACGCACTGGATGTCATTCGCGAGCTTAGAAGTGCCGGGCTCGATTCCATCCCCGGCGGTGGTGGTGAGATCCTGGTACAGCGCGTGCGCAACATTGTTGCGCGCAAGAAAGCGGGTGCGGACCGGTGGCTCGAGATCATGGAGCTTGCCCACGGTGAGGGCATGAAGACTTCAGTCACCATGATGTACGGTATTGGCGAAACTCTGGCTGAGCGAATGGAGCATCTCGAGCGCGTTCGTGAAGTCCAGAGCAGGACAGGCGGTTTCACCGCGTTCATCTGCTGGCCGCTGCAGCCCGAGAACACGCCGGAGATGTCGCATCAACCCAGAACAGGAGCTGACGAGTATCTACGCACGGTCGCGATTTCGCGAATCGTCCTCGACAACGTTCCCAATCTCCAGTCGAGCTGGGTCACAATGGGAATGAAGATCGGTCAGATTGCGCTTCGGTTTGGATGCAATGATTTCGGATCGCTGATGATTGAGGAAAACGTTGTTTCTGCGGCCAACACGACGCATCGTACCTCGACTGAGGAAATGGAGCGGTTGATCGCTGACGCGGGATTCACCCCCGCGCGCCGCCGGCAGGATTATTCGCTGATCCAGCCAGCGGAACATGCAGCCTGA
- a CDS encoding DedA family protein has product MSVEVVTAWLNGLPVGALYLAIFFISAVENVFPPFPADAAVAFGSFLAARGKASPYTTFLIAWLGNLLGATLMYFVGRRYGSGAFMSRLERWGGAGAEDRLRGLYSRYGLPALFISRFLPGVRAIVPPFAGAMRLPALPVALSIATASGIWFAFVTWVAFRAGSNWEVLYATIVRYGKIAAIAGFCIVAAIIAIYLFRRRKRAA; this is encoded by the coding sequence ATGAGCGTAGAGGTCGTCACCGCGTGGCTCAACGGCTTGCCCGTTGGCGCCCTCTATCTCGCTATTTTCTTCATCTCAGCGGTGGAGAACGTATTTCCGCCGTTCCCCGCGGACGCCGCCGTTGCGTTCGGGAGCTTTCTCGCCGCACGCGGCAAAGCGTCTCCTTACACAACGTTTTTGATCGCCTGGCTGGGGAACCTCCTGGGCGCCACTCTCATGTATTTTGTGGGCCGACGGTACGGATCAGGGGCCTTCATGAGCCGGCTGGAACGCTGGGGTGGTGCAGGGGCCGAAGATCGTCTTCGCGGTCTTTACAGCCGTTATGGGCTCCCGGCGCTGTTTATCAGTCGTTTCCTTCCGGGAGTTCGAGCAATCGTACCTCCTTTCGCCGGAGCCATGCGTTTGCCCGCATTGCCGGTGGCGCTTTCGATTGCAACGGCCTCCGGAATCTGGTTCGCGTTCGTTACGTGGGTTGCGTTCCGCGCGGGCTCGAACTGGGAGGTGCTTTACGCGACAATAGTGCGCTACGGAAAAATCGCGGCCATAGCCGGATTTTGCATCGTAGCGGCAATCATCGCGATATACCTTTTTCGCCGCAGGAAGAGAGCGGCTTGA
- a CDS encoding menaquinone biosynthesis protein, with protein MRIGRIPYINCYPVYGAIDRGIVKLDGTLLDGVPTELNARIAAGELDVSVVSAVEYARESSRYLLLPDLAISCDGPVRSVMLFSRLPARDLGGRRVLISRSSMTSVALLQLLFENVWHTQPNFVPGNAEVSDLGEMQGGDHDARLVIGDAALLLGSGERAAGYDYEYDLGQMWKRWTGLPFVFAVWVARRTVRVEAALQVHSGLIASRDWGLANLRTLAAQAATATGVSMELCSEYFAGLDYGLSYPHLAGLTEFYRRLVDRGQIPNGTLAFLPAA; from the coding sequence ATGCGTATCGGACGGATTCCCTATATCAACTGCTACCCCGTCTACGGAGCTATCGATCGCGGCATCGTCAAACTTGACGGCACATTGCTCGACGGGGTTCCTACTGAGCTGAACGCGCGCATCGCCGCCGGAGAGCTGGATGTCAGCGTAGTATCAGCTGTCGAGTATGCAAGAGAATCGAGCCGCTATCTGCTGTTGCCCGACCTGGCGATCTCATGCGACGGCCCCGTTCGAAGTGTGATGCTTTTCTCCCGGTTGCCTGCGCGCGATCTCGGTGGGCGCAGGGTGCTTATCAGTCGCAGCTCGATGACCAGCGTTGCGCTGCTCCAGCTCCTGTTCGAGAATGTCTGGCACACCCAGCCGAATTTCGTTCCGGGCAACGCCGAGGTAAGCGACCTTGGGGAAATGCAGGGTGGCGATCACGATGCGCGGCTCGTGATCGGCGACGCGGCGCTGTTGCTTGGAAGCGGCGAACGAGCCGCAGGCTACGACTACGAGTACGATCTCGGACAGATGTGGAAGCGCTGGACAGGATTGCCATTTGTGTTTGCAGTGTGGGTGGCCCGTCGCACGGTGCGTGTAGAGGCCGCGCTTCAGGTACACTCCGGGCTTATCGCCTCCCGAGACTGGGGACTCGCCAACCTGCGCACACTCGCGGCGCAGGCAGCCACTGCAACCGGCGTCAGCATGGAACTGTGCAGTGAATACTTCGCCGGTCTCGACTACGGGCTGTCGTATCCCCACCTTGCCGGCCTCACGGAGTTCTACCGACGGCTTGTCGACCGCGGTCAAATTCCGAACGGCACCCTGGCTTTTCTTCCAGCGGCGTAA
- the fabG gene encoding 3-oxoacyl-[acyl-carrier-protein] reductase — translation MNIDLTGKVALVTGSTRGIGRAIAAALTASGARVAIVGREKGNAESVALEIGGGSMGFGCDVSDTAQVAQLVSDVEKQFGAIDILVNNAGLTRDNLVMRLKDDDWNAVMDANLRGAFAAIRAVARGMMKRRTGRIINMASVVGLNGNKGQANYSASKAGLIALTKSVAKELGSRNILVNAIAPGFIETEMTAAMTAEARGALTGLIPLERLGKVEDIATAVVFLASDQASYITGQVVVIDGGMVM, via the coding sequence ATGAACATCGATCTCACGGGAAAAGTTGCACTGGTGACCGGCAGCACGAGAGGTATCGGGCGCGCGATCGCAGCAGCGCTTACCGCAAGCGGGGCGCGCGTTGCGATAGTGGGCCGTGAGAAAGGCAATGCGGAAAGTGTTGCGCTTGAAATCGGCGGCGGCTCGATGGGTTTCGGGTGCGATGTAAGCGACACTGCACAGGTCGCGCAGCTTGTCAGCGATGTCGAAAAACAGTTTGGCGCGATTGATATTCTGGTCAACAACGCCGGGCTTACGCGCGACAACCTGGTGATGCGTCTCAAGGATGATGACTGGAATGCAGTCATGGATGCAAATTTGCGCGGCGCGTTTGCAGCCATACGGGCCGTAGCCCGCGGAATGATGAAACGTCGCACCGGGCGCATCATCAACATGGCCAGTGTTGTTGGCCTGAACGGCAACAAGGGCCAGGCGAATTATTCCGCCAGCAAAGCCGGACTGATCGCTTTGACAAAATCGGTCGCGAAGGAACTGGGGTCGAGGAATATCCTCGTCAATGCCATCGCACCGGGGTTCATCGAGACCGAGATGACTGCTGCAATGACAGCCGAGGCGCGCGGTGCTCTAACCGGCCTGATCCCGCTCGAGCGTCTGGGGAAGGTCGAGGACATTGCCACGGCCGTGGTGTTTCTTGCGTCGGATCAGGCTTCCTACATAACCGGCCAGGTTGTCGTTATTGACGGCGGAATGGTGATGTAG
- the ispF gene encoding 2-C-methyl-D-erythritol 2,4-cyclodiphosphate synthase, with protein sequence MGYDSHRFIAGGPIVLGGVRIPSDVRLAGHSDGDAIAHALTDAILGACGDRDIGTLFPDTDLANAGRDSIEMLAVAVARASDRGFLIVNADVTVIAERPKISQHRDAIVIVLERVTGASVNVKAKTNEGMGWIGRGEGLACIAVATLFPRDGGILE encoded by the coding sequence ATCGGATACGATTCGCACCGGTTTATCGCCGGTGGTCCGATCGTTCTCGGAGGAGTGCGCATTCCCTCGGACGTGCGGTTGGCGGGGCATTCCGACGGTGACGCGATAGCCCACGCGCTCACCGATGCAATTCTGGGTGCGTGCGGCGACCGGGACATCGGCACGCTTTTCCCGGATACGGATTTGGCAAACGCCGGACGTGATTCGATCGAGATGCTGGCGGTTGCGGTAGCACGTGCCTCCGACCGCGGGTTCCTCATCGTAAACGCAGACGTGACGGTGATTGCCGAACGGCCAAAAATCTCGCAGCACCGGGATGCCATTGTCATCGTCCTCGAACGAGTGACGGGCGCATCGGTGAACGTAAAGGCGAAGACCAACGAAGGAATGGGCTGGATAGGACGCGGTGAGGGGCTTGCTTGCATTGCCGTGGCGACTCTCTTTCCGCGCGATGGTGGCATACTCGAATGA
- the plsX gene encoding phosphate acyltransferase PlsX, with the protein MARIALDAMGGDFAPQATIAGALHALNELDERHVVQLVGQTLAIERQLASSLSGELAHFAHLRSRIRLVEASDTIGMSERPTAALRKKPNNPMAIGIRLQLDGESDAFVSAGNTGAQMAVSSVLLKLQPGLTRPAIATIFPTSLNPIVFLDSGANVDCSAHELVQFAWLGSIYAEHVLGRQNPVVGLLSNGEEEGKGNSVCKEAHSLFRTAGFNFHGNVEGRDLPAGCTSRGPVDVVICDGFTGNIVLKFYEAVTPMIVDLLSRGPGIDRGRLEAALGPLDSSMYGGAPLLGVQGVSIICHGNSSPRAIKNAVKVAVRAVETRMNEHIGAHLSAAGGLAAQQDMAS; encoded by the coding sequence TTGGCGCGCATCGCGTTGGACGCCATGGGGGGCGATTTCGCTCCCCAGGCAACTATCGCCGGAGCGCTCCACGCATTGAATGAGCTCGACGAACGACACGTCGTCCAGCTCGTAGGGCAGACACTTGCGATCGAACGCCAGCTCGCCAGCTCACTCAGCGGCGAGCTTGCTCATTTTGCCCATCTCCGCAGCCGCATCCGGCTCGTCGAGGCCTCCGACACGATCGGGATGTCCGAGAGGCCAACCGCGGCTCTGCGAAAAAAACCGAACAACCCGATGGCGATCGGGATCAGGTTGCAGCTCGACGGTGAATCGGACGCGTTCGTATCTGCCGGCAACACCGGAGCGCAGATGGCGGTCTCGTCTGTTCTTCTCAAACTGCAGCCGGGCCTTACCCGGCCGGCGATCGCCACTATTTTCCCGACGTCGCTCAATCCGATCGTGTTCCTCGATTCAGGGGCGAATGTCGATTGCTCCGCGCATGAACTGGTTCAGTTCGCCTGGCTCGGATCCATTTACGCCGAGCACGTACTCGGCCGGCAAAATCCGGTAGTCGGGTTGCTGAGCAACGGAGAAGAGGAGGGCAAAGGCAACAGCGTGTGCAAGGAGGCACATTCCCTGTTCCGAACTGCGGGTTTCAATTTTCATGGAAACGTCGAGGGACGCGATCTCCCTGCTGGATGTACGAGCAGGGGCCCTGTCGATGTTGTTATTTGTGATGGCTTTACGGGCAACATTGTGCTGAAGTTCTACGAAGCCGTTACTCCGATGATCGTCGATCTCCTGAGCCGCGGGCCCGGAATCGACCGGGGAAGGCTTGAAGCGGCACTCGGACCGCTGGATTCGTCCATGTATGGAGGCGCCCCACTGCTCGGCGTTCAGGGTGTGAGTATCATCTGCCATGGCAACTCCTCGCCACGGGCTATCAAGAACGCGGTCAAGGTGGCGGTGCGGGCGGTTGAAACCCGGATGAACGAGCATATTGGAGCGCATTTGTCAGCTGCTGGTGGCCTTGCAGCTCAGCAGGATATGGCATCGTGA
- a CDS encoding acyl carrier protein: MADNSDKVKDIIEKELGVEREKLTNEASFIEDLGADSLDIVELVMEFEKEFNIDIPDEDAEKLRTVGDALGYLNSKIPA; this comes from the coding sequence ATGGCCGATAACTCGGATAAGGTTAAGGACATCATCGAGAAGGAACTTGGAGTCGAACGCGAGAAGCTGACGAACGAAGCCAGCTTTATCGAAGATCTCGGTGCCGACAGCCTTGACATTGTCGAGCTCGTCATGGAGTTCGAGAAGGAGTTCAACATCGACATCCCCGACGAAGATGCCGAAAAGCTCCGTACAGTTGGCGATGCCCTCGGTTATCTGAATAGCAAGATTCCCGCGTAG
- the fabD gene encoding ACP S-malonyltransferase: protein MDIVLLFPGQGSQKPGMGKDLSAAFPAARDVFETVDEALGMALSDLCFEGPAADLTATHNAQPALLAHGAAVWATLKDALEGHVCAAAGHSLGEHTAYHAAGSTSLGDAVRLVRRRGELMYEAGQNRPGAMAAVLGTFTDSIESLCELATRSAGLVVPANYNTAEQIVVSGESSGVDRLMEIAKLNGARRTVRLPVSGAFHSPLMEPAAEGFREAVWATTFAEPRFPVYSNVTEAPAGSSDDVRELLVKQLTSAVRWTGEVTKIATRFPDALFVEMGPGNVLTGLLTRIVPGAKGMACGTAAEVEKLLNQMSK from the coding sequence ATGGACATCGTACTCCTATTCCCCGGTCAGGGATCGCAGAAGCCGGGCATGGGCAAGGATCTGTCGGCAGCGTTTCCAGCTGCGCGCGACGTATTCGAGACGGTCGACGAGGCGCTTGGCATGGCTCTTTCCGATCTTTGTTTTGAAGGCCCCGCTGCAGACCTCACGGCGACGCACAATGCGCAGCCAGCGCTTCTTGCACACGGCGCTGCGGTTTGGGCCACCCTCAAAGACGCGCTGGAAGGGCACGTATGCGCGGCTGCGGGTCATTCGCTCGGTGAGCACACCGCTTACCACGCGGCCGGGTCCACCTCGCTCGGGGATGCCGTGAGGCTCGTACGGAGGCGTGGCGAACTGATGTATGAGGCGGGCCAGAATCGCCCTGGGGCCATGGCAGCCGTACTTGGCACATTCACGGATTCAATCGAGTCACTGTGCGAGCTTGCCACCCGAAGCGCGGGACTTGTTGTTCCCGCCAACTACAACACTGCCGAGCAGATTGTGGTCTCGGGAGAAAGCAGCGGCGTCGACCGCCTGATGGAGATCGCAAAGCTCAACGGCGCGCGCCGGACGGTCCGCTTGCCTGTGAGCGGAGCCTTCCATTCGCCGTTAATGGAACCCGCGGCAGAAGGTTTTCGAGAGGCAGTCTGGGCCACCACGTTCGCCGAACCACGTTTCCCTGTCTACTCGAACGTCACCGAGGCACCGGCAGGCTCATCAGACGACGTTCGCGAGCTGCTGGTGAAACAGCTCACTTCAGCGGTTCGCTGGACGGGTGAGGTGACGAAGATCGCTACGCGTTTTCCCGATGCGCTGTTTGTGGAGATGGGCCCGGGTAATGTCCTGACTGGCCTGTTGACCCGGATTGTTCCGGGCGCGAAAGGCATGGCCTGCGGGACTGCCGCGGAAGTCGAAAAGCTCCTCAATCAAATGAGCAAATGA
- the fabF gene encoding beta-ketoacyl-ACP synthase II — translation MKRRVVVTGMGAVTPVGNDVATMWRSLIEGRSGAAPITHFDASIFPVRFACELKGFDPLQYMDRKEAKRADHFTQYAVASAKMAMEDAGFGDRTGYDPENTGVIVGSGIGGLKIFEEQHDVYRQRGPSKISPFFIPMFIGDIAAGIVSMQFGAKGPNYATVSACATSAHAIGDSFRTIQYGDADVMITGGAEATVTPMAIGGFANMKALSERNDTPETASRPFDATRDGFVMGEGSATVILEEMEHARRRGARIYAEVVGYGATGDAYHLTAPAPNGEGAQRAMKRALKDAGMGPEDVQYINAHGTSTPAHDVNETAAIKAVFGEHAAGVNVSSTKSCTGHMLGAAGAVELVIGALAINEGLIPPTINYQTPDPDCDLNYTTNGPVKREVSAVLSNSFGFGGHNTTLVIKRFTD, via the coding sequence ATGAAGCGCAGGGTCGTCGTCACGGGCATGGGAGCTGTCACGCCCGTCGGCAACGACGTAGCGACGATGTGGCGCTCCCTGATCGAAGGTCGCTCCGGAGCGGCGCCAATCACTCACTTCGACGCGAGCATCTTTCCCGTCCGTTTTGCGTGCGAGCTCAAGGGGTTCGATCCGCTTCAATACATGGATCGGAAGGAGGCAAAACGCGCCGATCATTTCACACAGTATGCGGTTGCATCGGCTAAAATGGCGATGGAAGACGCCGGCTTCGGTGATCGTACGGGCTATGATCCGGAGAACACGGGTGTCATCGTCGGCAGTGGCATCGGGGGCCTCAAAATCTTCGAGGAACAGCACGACGTCTACCGGCAGCGTGGCCCATCCAAGATCTCGCCTTTCTTCATCCCGATGTTCATCGGTGACATTGCCGCTGGAATCGTCTCGATGCAGTTCGGTGCCAAGGGCCCGAACTACGCCACTGTATCCGCATGTGCCACCAGCGCCCACGCGATTGGCGACTCGTTTCGCACGATCCAGTACGGTGATGCCGACGTAATGATCACCGGCGGCGCGGAGGCTACGGTGACGCCAATGGCCATTGGTGGGTTTGCAAACATGAAGGCGCTGTCAGAGAGGAATGACACACCTGAAACTGCGTCGCGTCCGTTTGACGCAACCAGGGATGGGTTCGTCATGGGTGAGGGCAGCGCAACGGTAATCCTCGAGGAGATGGAGCACGCTCGCCGCCGTGGCGCGCGCATTTATGCCGAGGTCGTTGGATACGGCGCGACGGGCGATGCTTATCATCTGACGGCACCAGCCCCCAACGGAGAAGGGGCGCAACGGGCCATGAAGCGTGCGCTCAAGGACGCCGGGATGGGCCCTGAGGATGTTCAGTACATCAACGCCCACGGAACGTCCACTCCCGCCCACGACGTGAATGAGACCGCCGCGATCAAGGCAGTGTTCGGCGAGCATGCCGCAGGCGTCAACGTCAGCTCGACAAAGTCTTGCACCGGTCACATGCTGGGAGCCGCGGGGGCGGTGGAACTTGTGATCGGCGCACTCGCTATAAACGAGGGACTGATACCGCCGACGATCAACTATCAAACTCCAGATCCCGACTGCGATCTCAACTACACAACCAACGGTCCGGTCAAACGAGAGGTCAGCGCCGTGCTGAGTAACAGTTTCGGATTTGGCGGGCACAACACCACGCTCGTCATAAAGCGCTTCACGGACTAG
- the xerD gene encoding site-specific tyrosine recombinase XerD, which translates to MTSDGTQDQFARAFHLERFQDYLSVEKGSSPRTSEAYLRDLSRFATFAAINGAPAPAGVTARTLREYVYHLKDLGLAPASIRRNVSAVRGYFRFMLDEGELVRDPSERLETPKRWRTLPDVLTVEEAARLVAAPLAGEPLGYRDRAMLELAYGAGLRVSEWISIGQRDVLMSEHLVRVFGKGSKERLVPIGRSAIGAVALYISELRPRLERGKGKGILFLNARGDPLSRMGAWKILRKYVSMAGIEKAVSPHTLRHSFATHLLEGGADLRAVQEMLGHADISTTQIYTHVDREYLRSVHRQFHPRA; encoded by the coding sequence ATGACATCAGACGGGACCCAAGATCAGTTTGCACGCGCATTTCATCTTGAACGTTTTCAGGATTATCTGTCGGTGGAGAAGGGATCGTCGCCCCGGACGAGCGAAGCCTATCTGCGCGATCTGTCGCGTTTTGCCACATTTGCTGCCATCAATGGCGCACCCGCTCCGGCCGGCGTAACCGCGCGTACGCTCCGCGAGTACGTGTATCATCTCAAGGACCTCGGCCTGGCCCCGGCATCCATTCGGCGGAACGTGTCCGCGGTGCGCGGCTATTTCCGCTTCATGCTCGACGAGGGCGAGCTGGTGCGTGATCCGAGCGAAAGGCTCGAAACGCCGAAACGATGGAGGACCCTTCCCGATGTCTTGACAGTTGAAGAAGCAGCCCGGCTCGTTGCAGCACCGTTGGCCGGCGAGCCGCTTGGGTATCGCGACCGCGCGATGCTCGAGCTTGCGTACGGCGCGGGCCTTCGTGTGTCCGAATGGATAAGCATCGGCCAGCGCGACGTCCTGATGAGTGAGCATCTGGTCAGGGTTTTTGGTAAGGGCTCCAAAGAACGCCTCGTGCCCATCGGCCGAAGCGCGATCGGCGCTGTAGCGCTGTACATCAGTGAGTTGCGGCCACGTCTAGAACGAGGGAAGGGCAAGGGAATCCTGTTTCTGAACGCACGCGGCGATCCGTTGTCGCGAATGGGAGCGTGGAAGATTCTCCGCAAGTACGTGAGCATGGCGGGCATCGAAAAGGCGGTGTCTCCTCACACCCTGCGGCATTCATTCGCAACGCACCTGCTCGAGGGTGGCGCCGATCTCCGTGCCGTGCAGGAAATGCTCGGCCACGCGGATATATCCACCACCCAGATCTACACTCATGTCGATCGCGAATACCTCCGCAGTGTCCATCGGCAATTTCATCCGCGGGCATGA
- a CDS encoding beta-ketoacyl-ACP synthase III codes for MKRPIAAVIGTGRGVPEYVMTNHDFAAIGVDTSHEWIVERSGIVERHIARNGETTCSMASDASQKAMNRAGIQPGELDTIILSTATPDRLLPSTAVDLQASLGASRAAALDIGAACSGWLYGMTVAEGMIASGVAETILVAGSEKMSAIVDWKDRSTCVLFGDGAGAVVLQRAATGKGILSSFMRSDGQLADLLYRPSGGSTNQMTAAILEERSHLVKMAGREVFKHAVRSMSEAADRALDAARLTASDIDLLIPHQANIRIIEATAKHSHIPMDKVYVNVDRYGNTSSASIPIALDEAAERGLIREGSTVLLVAFGAGFTWASMIIRF; via the coding sequence GTGAAACGGCCGATTGCGGCGGTAATTGGTACAGGGCGCGGTGTGCCGGAGTACGTCATGACGAACCATGACTTTGCGGCAATTGGGGTCGATACCTCTCATGAGTGGATCGTGGAACGATCCGGGATTGTGGAGCGTCACATCGCCAGAAATGGCGAAACGACCTGTTCGATGGCATCGGATGCGTCGCAAAAGGCGATGAACCGTGCAGGCATTCAGCCGGGCGAGCTCGACACGATCATCCTGAGCACGGCGACGCCTGACCGGCTGCTTCCCTCGACAGCAGTGGACCTACAGGCTTCGCTTGGCGCGTCGCGCGCCGCCGCGCTCGACATCGGAGCGGCTTGCTCGGGCTGGCTGTACGGTATGACGGTCGCCGAAGGAATGATTGCCTCCGGAGTCGCAGAAACCATCCTGGTCGCAGGCTCCGAGAAAATGAGTGCCATCGTCGACTGGAAGGACCGCTCGACGTGCGTGTTGTTTGGTGACGGTGCCGGCGCGGTGGTATTACAACGCGCCGCAACAGGGAAGGGAATTCTCTCCTCCTTCATGCGCAGCGACGGCCAGCTCGCCGACCTTCTTTACCGGCCAAGCGGCGGATCGACGAACCAGATGACGGCAGCGATACTCGAGGAACGGAGCCACCTCGTCAAAATGGCCGGCCGCGAGGTCTTCAAGCACGCGGTGAGATCAATGTCGGAAGCAGCCGATCGTGCGCTCGACGCAGCACGGCTTACGGCTAGTGACATCGATTTGCTGATACCTCACCAGGCCAACATCCGGATTATCGAAGCAACCGCAAAGCACTCCCATATTCCGATGGACAAAGTCTACGTGAACGTCGACAGGTATGGAAACACATCGTCCGCATCCATTCCGATTGCGCTGGACGAAGCCGCTGAGCGCGGACTTATCAGGGAAGGCTCTACAGTTCTGCTCGTTGCCTTTGGAGCCGGATTCACCTGGGCTTCGATGATCATAAGGTTCTGA